A stretch of the Desulfomonile tiedjei genome encodes the following:
- a CDS encoding tetratricopeptide repeat protein — MNKPLFLATILLVLVPFQCFPQQDVVDPYNQGVEALRQDRLDDAIALFTRAVQLDPQDHLAYNNRGVAHKRKGLLEKSLADYSRALEIKPDYGPALANRGTARYKKGDLDGALEDLNKALRYIKKDSVIYTTLGLVERDKGQTDQAIKDLRQAIALNKKNLRAYLALGELYERHKVYDKAMESYMKVGELTQGRGGTKEIQDRVANLRKLAGEDLHRRGLDQYRQGNEKQALALWSDALKIDSGLVPALRDRGLTLHKSGKFQKAIDDFTAALDKDHSNAELYRVRADAYYKMKQSDKAMADYNKALELSPGDAIGYNNRGLVFHECEQLDRAMEDYTKAISLEPTNSVFFENRALIYLAKGLEQKALADYESALQLTTDERIKENIREKISALGKRSEEQSTASGSGSRP, encoded by the coding sequence ATGAATAAGCCATTGTTTTTAGCCACTATTCTCTTAGTGCTGGTGCCGTTCCAGTGCTTCCCCCAACAGGATGTGGTGGACCCGTACAACCAAGGCGTGGAAGCTCTCAGGCAGGACCGGCTGGACGATGCCATAGCCCTGTTCACCAGAGCCGTGCAACTAGATCCGCAGGACCATCTGGCCTACAACAACCGGGGCGTGGCTCACAAGAGGAAAGGCCTGTTGGAGAAATCATTGGCCGATTACAGCCGCGCGCTCGAAATCAAACCCGATTACGGGCCCGCACTAGCCAACCGAGGGACTGCGCGATACAAGAAGGGAGACCTGGACGGGGCATTAGAGGACCTGAATAAGGCCCTCAGATACATTAAAAAGGACAGCGTAATCTATACGACTCTTGGTTTGGTGGAGCGGGACAAAGGGCAGACTGACCAGGCCATTAAGGACCTCCGACAGGCTATCGCTTTAAACAAGAAGAACTTGAGGGCCTATCTGGCTTTAGGTGAGCTTTATGAGCGTCACAAGGTTTACGACAAGGCCATGGAATCGTATATGAAGGTCGGGGAGCTAACCCAGGGACGAGGTGGCACCAAGGAAATTCAGGATAGGGTAGCAAATCTCCGGAAACTGGCGGGAGAAGACCTGCACCGCCGGGGTTTGGACCAGTATCGCCAAGGTAACGAAAAGCAAGCCCTGGCGCTGTGGAGTGACGCGCTGAAGATCGACTCGGGCCTTGTGCCCGCGCTGCGCGATCGAGGCTTGACGCTCCACAAGAGCGGCAAGTTTCAAAAAGCGATAGATGATTTTACCGCCGCGCTGGACAAGGACCATTCCAACGCTGAACTCTATCGGGTGAGGGCCGACGCGTACTACAAAATGAAGCAGTCCGATAAGGCCATGGCAGATTATAACAAAGCCCTCGAACTGAGTCCCGGTGATGCGATAGGGTACAACAATCGTGGTTTGGTGTTCCACGAGTGCGAACAACTTGATCGGGCAATGGAGGATTACACGAAGGCGATTTCGTTGGAGCCGACTAATTCAGTGTTTTTTGAAAACCGGGCGCTTATATATTTGGCCAAAGGACTTGAGCAAAAGGCCCTAGCCGACTATGAGTCGGCCTTGCAGCTAACCACGGACGAGAGAATTAAGGAAAACATTCGGGAAAAAATCTCGGCATTGGGCAAGAGGAGCGAGGAGCAGTCGACCGCGTCGGGTTCCGGAAGCAGACCGTAG
- the rph gene encoding ribonuclease PH, with translation MKAIKRNGDRRPDELRAWKIVRGVLEHAEGSALIEAGKTKVICSASVEDKVPPFLRNGGKGWVTAEYSMLPRATHVRSPRERGKVGGRTMEIQRLIGRSLRSVTDLAGFGERTITVDCDVIQADGGTRVASITAAWAALHDAFETLAQMGLIASIPIFDSVAAVSVGVVQNELLLDLDYDEDSIAEVDMNVVMTGKKKLVEVQATAEGSPFSVSRLNSLIRLAQVGVETIKQIQMRALESQ, from the coding sequence ATGAAAGCCATCAAGCGAAATGGAGACCGTAGACCGGACGAACTGAGAGCATGGAAAATCGTCCGCGGGGTCCTGGAACATGCAGAAGGTTCGGCCCTTATTGAAGCGGGCAAGACCAAGGTAATTTGTTCGGCGAGCGTCGAGGACAAGGTCCCTCCGTTCCTGAGGAACGGAGGAAAAGGATGGGTCACGGCAGAGTATTCCATGCTCCCTCGAGCCACGCACGTCAGATCGCCACGCGAGCGTGGGAAGGTTGGCGGGCGAACCATGGAAATCCAGCGTCTTATAGGGCGTTCCTTGAGGTCCGTTACCGACCTGGCGGGATTCGGCGAGAGGACAATCACCGTAGACTGCGATGTGATTCAGGCCGACGGCGGCACGCGCGTCGCGTCAATCACCGCAGCGTGGGCGGCATTGCACGACGCGTTCGAGACCTTGGCGCAAATGGGATTGATTGCCTCAATACCGATCTTCGATTCGGTAGCAGCGGTAAGTGTCGGGGTTGTTCAAAATGAGCTTTTGCTGGATCTGGATTACGATGAGGACTCCATTGCCGAAGTTGACATGAACGTGGTAATGACCGGCAAGAAAAAGCTCGTGGAGGTCCAAGCTACCGCGGAAGGGTCACCTTTTTCCGTGTCCCGATTAAATTCGCTGATTCGTCTCGCGCAGGTCGGCGTCGAAACCATCAAGCAGATACAGATGCGCGCGTTAGAATCTCAGTGA
- a CDS encoding CvpA family protein has translation MKYIEAYNLIDLFIMGTLLVTLILGIWKGFVRSLTALASVVIGALFAAKYYPVIQPYLNKVSSLDPHISMILSMVIIFVAVQAVFVVIRRILDALIDLTRLSWLDRCLGAAMGVVAGFLVVACTVQAILIGIPDWPVVKTSKLIPPAHRLSEEVLARSPKQIKEQVHAFVTKWKGTSEPSQPTPKNRSAANNAPAAAPGLAK, from the coding sequence ATGAAATACATTGAGGCATATAATCTCATCGATCTGTTTATAATGGGAACCCTTCTGGTCACGCTCATTTTGGGTATTTGGAAAGGGTTTGTTCGGTCTCTCACCGCGCTGGCAAGCGTTGTCATTGGCGCGCTGTTTGCGGCCAAGTATTACCCTGTGATCCAGCCCTATTTGAATAAGGTCTCGTCCCTCGACCCGCACATATCGATGATTCTTTCGATGGTCATTATCTTTGTTGCTGTACAGGCCGTATTCGTAGTGATTCGACGGATATTGGACGCCCTGATCGACCTGACCCGGCTGAGTTGGCTGGATCGTTGCCTAGGAGCTGCCATGGGCGTGGTGGCAGGATTTCTCGTGGTGGCGTGTACTGTACAGGCTATTTTGATTGGAATTCCCGATTGGCCGGTAGTGAAGACGTCGAAACTGATCCCTCCGGCCCACCGGCTGTCGGAAGAAGTCCTCGCTCGTTCGCCCAAGCAGATCAAAGAGCAGGTCCACGCATTCGTGACGAAATGGAAGGGAACTTCCGAGCCTTCACAGCCTACACCGAAGAACCGCAGCGCTGCGAACAACGCACCCGCTGCTGCCCCGGGACTTGCCAAGTGA